TTCAACTTCAAGCTAAGGTATAATATGCATTTAATCAGAAACTGATCAACAATTTAAATGATGCAGAAGCTTTGGACATTCTTACAAAAGGGAGCTGTTTGCAAAATCTAGGCAAAAGCACGGATCAAATATTGGAGAGTGCTTTAGTTATCAAGAATATGCACTACACTTGTAGTTGCTTTGTTCTCCTTTCTTGGCGTCTTCTTCCGCTTCCTCTCGGATTGGGGTTCTTTAGCTTTCAGATCATCGCATAAGGACCTCAAAGAGGTAGCTAGATGTTCGTTTCTGTGTGCTAAAACCAAATAGAGAAATTAATAGCACATTCAAAGGAAACAAAAACGTGATCCCTCtgtttccctttctctcttttccccTTCTTTCCCTTCCACACCCcaccaacaaagaaaaaagagcttGGTTAATACAAAAAGCAAAAACCCTTTTGGCCTTTAGCTCAAATAGTACCTTAAGGTCAACATGACGCAGCTGATACATGCATCCGCCCTCTCGCAGCGTGTGGACCCAACAATAATGTGGGACCTACACATTGTGAGTGGTAGAATGCATGAGACACATTCTCCACATGAAGGTGGGTAACatactaataaaaagagaagggGGAGGGGATCATTTGTGGCAAATTGCAAAGGCATTTATAACCAAGTACAGGTAAATAGAGAGGTTATACAGATAGTCAACCTATAAAAGAAACTGATCAACAATACTTGGAAAACTCACCAGAAAGTATGACATCTTCCATCTTTACAATTTTGCGACTGGCATGCTGTGCAAATAGCTCAAGGTCCTTTGCAAGCTGCTCTGCTatgcagaaaaaagaaaattattaattagttttaaaaaattgagttttgccCACTACCTTAAGAGTTGAAAAAGTAAATTCTGAGGTTCATTTCACTGTATCTTTTTGTAACAAATTCTGTTAAATGCCACTTTGTAAGCTAGCACCCCTTGACTCAATACTCAAGATTGATACAGATGTAGGACAAAATTCAATAACCATATAAAATTGCCTAATCCATTCCATATAACTCCAACAAATATCAAGTACACAGACGCTTATATGGCACAATTGTAATCATCAGTAAACCAAATGAAACTAGCATTTCGGCTGCATACATGCTTATGAAGGAAAAATCATAGCCCAACAAGCAACTACCTAGCATTCCAAAGAGGAATGGTTCTGATTTGATCTACAATTTTGCAATGTACAGAATTTAGATGCAGTCCCTAATTAAATACAACCATAATAACTAATTGGCCGGTACAGCAAAACCATGTGGCTTAATGGCAACACACTTGGTTGTGTATAGTTACAAGTTACACAACTGGCAAGAccacatgattgaatttaattaggaaACCTAAGCTATAGTATCTAAGtaattgtacctaagtttttaCCTTTTGCAAGTCAATCAGTTAATCTCCCAATAGATTCATACCACACCCAAACACCCAAAATCCTAATTCTAGACTTCTTAGTGGACTAAAATTGCCATGTTGTAAATACTAAAAAGCAATAATTACATAAGAAGAGCGAGAATAAAATGAATTATAATGAACCTGCATATTTGAAGGCCAAATCGGAAATGCAAGCGACAATGGGTTCGGATATTTCCATACCATTTCTTTTCGCTGAAAACACAAAACGAAACATTTCTGAATTTcagtttcccaaaaaaaaaaaaagaagaagaagaaagatgaaAGAAGTTACCTTCGGCTTCAGCAATAGAGATGGTGGAGAGACGAAATCGATCTCTCAACACATCGCTCACTGActctgtttcttcttcttctacttcttctctTTCCATTTCCATGTCCGTTGCCTTTTCCATTTtcgctttttttattttggggcTTAGGGCTTTACTCAGAACATGCGCGCGCTTTCGGCTTTAAAACGCACCGCACCGTTCTCTTCCCATCGCGGCCCAAAGCCCACGTCTTCGGGGCTTAGGGCATTCGCTTCTTGACCactctttatcttttttattggcCCACAACACGATAAATTAGACATAATTTGATTTTAGGCACCTTAGGCTCATTggacaataaatttttttactgattaagttaattattattagattttatttttaaaactttctaATGTGTTATcatattagattttaattgatatcatttttttttttttctaaatccaACTAAAGCTCCAGGGCCAATAGTATGTCCATAGTTATTAACATAGTGCCcgtttggattcaaattattGTGTCGTCTGCATTTTTGTTATGcggttttctcttttttttttttttttttttttttttttgggtccagcccgcatttgttgacttttccacagtgaacagtgcatccgtgcactgttcacagacccacatttcattaaaaatgggtcccacggtactattcacacatttaaaacttattttgctacagtgttttcagtttcagttttcaatttcagcaaaaataagctcaatccaaatggacccatAGTCTCAGAGGCTTTTCCTTTCATTCATAAAACCACGCTACTCTTTTACTCAAAATATTattacacaaatatatatatatatatatatatatatgtggaaaGTTGAAATCCTTAGTTActctatattaatattttaacgtCTAAAAATTCAATTCGATtatcaagagtcttgtaactcaattgatatTTCCTAATGTTTTTAACAAAGATGTTCACAATTTTAATCCTCTATCCCTCATTGTACTGTCaagtttataaaaaagaattatatcGGATTAAAGAATTCAACATTAAACACATTAGTTTATCAAAAAGAATTatattggattaaaaaattcaacattaaacacatttagattatattatgttcattctcaaaaaaagaaagaaaaagattatattatgttcaattttttgtacaaatccccataaaaaatttgtacaaatgatttaatttattatatatataaaataatttttacctACCCTTTCTATTTGCGAAACCTTTCTGTGATTAGACATTTAGCTAAagcctatttttttttttgagtaaacagtaatacttattagaacatacactattattattttcgtgtgTATTCTcataagtattactttttacttaaaaaaaagttaaagcctatttttgattttgaaattaaagCTTGGAGACCATTGTTGCTATTCCTTGGCATGCaaccatgtggatttttttttttttttttggatacccTTATCCGTTATCACAATGTgaccatattaaaaaaaaagtatccaTCAATGTTAAACACCTAATCGGATAACAATTATGAAGCCAATCTATGAAGTAGTAACCCATCATCTAAACCTTATTACACAAAGTCTTCTGAACATGAAGTACTATAATTCATGACATGGTAAGCTACCATATTCTAAGTTTCTAACCATGCATTACAATTTTCGGGCACCATTTGGTTTTGGTTGCAAGGAATGAGCCAACAAAAAGCGTTGTTGTTATAAAAGATTCTAATAAAtaggttttgtgtttttgtgtgtgttttttttgagaatccagcCAAGGCTTTTTATTAGGGTAAATACTAAATACATAGTAGCTTAGCCAGTTACCGTAATCAAAGATAAACATTTgattttctcccaaaaaaaaaaaaaatgaaaaagataaaatattatatttgacagctattttattggaaaaattaaattatagatTTAACAGCTATTGTCCCTTGATATTTGCATATCAATATggtaattaatttattatatattctaAGATTGATTATATCTTTTAGTGTAAATTACACTAATATCTCTTGAGATTTGGAGAATTATTAGAAATTTTCTCCTATATTCATAAATAATGCCCTGatctttgaaatttttacatATATGACTATTTATGCGCTACTACAAATTAAGTCCAAAAACATAGGtttctacctctttttttttttttttttttttggagaatcacaTATGTTTCTACCTAAAATATCATtcaaaatagtttcaaataatgttttttgactgggttatacattttttttcataaaaaaaaaaatggaaactaGGTTATTCTTATATgataagaaaaaacaataaaaaaaagaaaaaaaagaagaaggttaagttatatttttgaaattaggATGAGGACTCAATCTcagaagatataaattatttcttGCTTTAAATATATGCAAAATTTCTCTAAAAGCGTGTAGACTTCATAATCATATAGTCACCACATATTGTGAGAAAAATGATACATATATCCGATTCATGAGATACCTTCtcgtaattttatttttgagataaaCCTTATGGTAGTTTTGATACTTAGAAACTTACCCTCAACCTTATCTCAACTCACCTTTAAAGACAGAATCAGGCAACTTTAGATATGGTCTAGGGAAGTTGCCTGAGTCACATTGCCTAAGAAGGGGTGAGCATGTCTGCCAGATTTTCTGCCTAAACAAGAAAAGAGTGATGCCAATGTTTGGAAGCTCAATAACTTTAAGGAGGGTGGTTTCCCAATTATGGTAGAATCTTAATATATGGCACTGAATATTAGAACCATTGACCTTCCAAAAGAACGTTACAGATTTGGCAAATAGGGTACTTAAAAAGGCTGGAAATGACTCCCATATTGGGACACCTTAAATCTTCCAGGAAGAACTTGGATTACTTCATGGTTAGATCCCACTGACCTTTGGAAAGAGCATTAGAGATTTAAGTTCTATTCCATGCCCAACTAGAACCAAAAACACTCACAATAAATCcaactttttctctcatttctaaacaaatgaaacaaaaaaccCTCACATCTAACCAAAACTCCATCTAAAAAGCCTTTAGGTTAATCCGACTCTCAAGTTATCATACGCTACCAAAACATATTTGTTCTTGATGGCGCCAGAGTCAAACAGCTTAAATGAAAATGCTGATTGTCCACATGTTGGACTTGTCAAACAAGAAGCTCTTATTGACAGCACAGACGATGGGAATAAGATAACAAGGCATCCTCGATGGACCAGAGATGAAACACTCATCCTAATACAAGGCAAGAAGGTTATTGAGGATGGGGTTCGAGGGGGTCGTAGATCTACTTCAACCTTTGGTTCATGCCAAGTAGAACCTAAGTGGGATTCAGTCTCATCATATTGTAAACAGCGTGGCGTGAAGAGAGGACCAGTCCAGTGCAGGAAAAGATGGGGTAATCTTCTTACTGattacaagaaaattaaaagatggGAGTCACAGATAAAGGAAGAGGCTGAATCGTTTTGGATGATGAGGAATGATATACGGAGAGAAAAGAAACTGGCAAGTTTCTTTGATAAGGAAATCTACAATGCATTGGATGGCATGACGTTTTCTGCTGCCGCATTTCCACTGCCACTGGTTGCAGTACGAGCAAATGAAAATGACTCTGATGGAGTCATGGCagaggttgaagaagaggagACCCCTGTAGCATTTTTTGATAGTCATCGACATGCTACAGCAGAAGATGGTTTGTTTTCAGATTTTGAACATTCAGAACAAGAAGAATCAGGCTGTAGCCCTGAGTATGAAACTGTTTCAGGTACCAAATGTTATGTTGAAGTGTCCACTCTTATTAAACTTTTTTACCCTGCATAGCTTCTGGCTTAGATACAATTTTGTTAGAATGATTTCTGTCTGACATATGAAAGTCATAGATTTTTGTAATGTTTATTTGTGGGGTTATGGTTTTGCATCatgttttaaacttttagtGCAGGACAATGTGTTTGTTAACATGGGTTAATTTCACATCAGTCtgtgttttattttgatttaaacCAGCTACTACGAAGTAGATTAACATCAATCGATATTATAGAGTAACATGTCAACactgtttaaaattttaaatctaagtCACTAGTGAAATAGTCATAAACGTTCCTAATAGTCTTACCATGCTGTTTTTGCTCTGATAAGCACAGAAACAGTATTTCTGCCAGAGGTTCTCTCATCAAGGTAAAACCAATATGTTCATGAAATCATACTCTTTTTATTAGTTGCATATGGTTCAATCTATTGAATTGCCATACAAAACATGTGACAAGTTGGTTGGCACTTGATAGACCTGCTTTTTTTCCTCAGACTAGCAGGTTGCTGCTGCTTTTCATATCACTCACACAGAATAATGAATTACATTTAGATCACCAAAATGGAaccaatttgtttgttttgttgtttttgcatGTTTTAATTCCACATTGTAAACTCAACCAATCAGTATTGCACCTGGTCAAGCATGTTGGATTATCAACAAGGACACTTATTATGAGACAATCTTAAACAATTGGTTCGTCAGTTCAATATCCAATTTTCATGATTTGTGCCCCTTTGTTTCCCAAGTCTATGATTTCCAATTGGAGAGcatctttttttgttaaagatGACGTTTCACtaaaggattttaatttttgttatcatATAATGGCACTTCAATAAATTGCTATAGCTACTGCTACAAAGAGTTCATTGACTAAGAATGAAATGCATTCTACACTTTGAATGCACCATAAATTTTCTTTCACATATGGAACATGGTCTTACGGATTCTATGTCCAAAGGCTAAAACTTAGTGATGGAATAATTTGTTTTTCACTCCCAAACTGAAGAACTGGAAAACATAAAGAGGTTGCACATTGTTTTGTTTCTATTCTGCAGGCACCGTTAAAGGCAAACAACCAGGGTCAGCCAGAATGTGGAGAGAATCTATCTCTGAAGAGGAACGGAAGAGAAGGCGGTTGTCATTGGATGGACAGGAAGATGCATCCAATTTGGGGAATCAGTTAGTCAAAGTTTTAGAGATGAATAGTAACAAGTTAAATGCGCATCTTGAAGCTCAGAACATAAGCTGTCAACTGGACAGGGACCAGAGGAAGGAGCATACTGACAGCTTGGTCGCTGCTCTTAGCAAGGTCACTGATGCTCTTGTAAGAATTGCGGACAAGTTATAAACTGCAATCATTAGAAAATAAGACACCCTTTACAATTTCTGTGAAATGTTGTCGAGAATAAGGACTAAGCATTTAGAGTTGACAGATTTAAGgtgcttttagtttttaatacATTGCAGTAATCAACAAGAAGCTACTCATTCTACTTTAATATACTTGAGTGACTTGTGAGCCATGACAAATTGGTATTAATGTTTCTCGACTCAAACCATTCCTCAGGCTTCTATCCCCAGATTGCACCAAAGGGGATTGAGTGACAACtctgaaaatattaaaagattaGTTATCATTCTGGTGGTAAATTTCATCTAGTTTACCAAGACATCTTCTTGCCCTTTTAAAGGAGGAGAGGTACTAACCTACAAGGCTACAAAACCCAGCAATAAATGAACAGGATTATGGACCAGTATAAAAACAAGCACCAGTATTGCAAACATATAATTAGGCATCAAGCTTATATCTTTATATACTGGGTGCTTTGATGGTATTTGGACTACTGGGCAACTTCATAGAAGGTTAATACAAAAAGCACAAATTGGGAATTTGCCTATGGGCCTCACTCTCCTCCACtcctactttttattttttatttttatagatagGATAGAAATTCAGCCTTTGACGTCCACTCCATGatgattgttctttattatcaggctaagacaccaatcagtttttcgTGTAAGCAGGGTTCAaatcctagatctcttatttgatggcaagagactttaccagttgagctaattagaaGACACCTCTCCTCTCTTACTTACCATTACTTAACagaaatgggaaaaaaaaaatgacaatgaacacaaaaatttgtcaaaatgcataaaatgttttataaattgatatctGCTATACAATTTGGAATCCATTAGTACATGCAGAGAACAACACACATGGAAAAAATCACGCTTTACATTCAACTTGGAGGAATTTCCTGACCTTCTTATAAACAGAACAACAAGATTAAGGCAAAACTTATTTCTAACCTCTCTTCATCATTATGCGGGAACAGCCTCAACAAGCTTTGCAAAGTAAAATTGCGTAGTGATGAGGCCTCTCTTGTTTATCTTCCACC
The Quercus lobata isolate SW786 chromosome 10, ValleyOak3.0 Primary Assembly, whole genome shotgun sequence DNA segment above includes these coding regions:
- the LOC115964136 gene encoding protein MHF1 homolog isoform X2, whose product is MEKATDMEMEREEVEEEETESVSDVLRDRFRLSTISIAEAEAKRNGMEISEPIVACISDLAFKYAEQLAKDLELFAQHASRKIVKMEDVILSAHRNEHLATSLRSLCDDLKAKEPQSERKRKKTPRKENKATTSVVHILDN
- the LOC115964136 gene encoding protein MHF1 homolog isoform X1, with product MEKATDMEMEREEVEEEETESVSDVLRDRFRLSTISIAEAEAKRNGMEISEPIVACISDLAFKYAAEQLAKDLELFAQHASRKIVKMEDVILSAHRNEHLATSLRSLCDDLKAKEPQSERKRKKTPRKENKATTSVVHILDN
- the LOC115964136 gene encoding protein MHF1 homolog isoform X3 yields the protein MEKATDMEMEREEVEEEETESVSDVLRDRFRLSTISIAEAEAKRNGMEISEPIVACISDLAFKYAAEQLAKDLELFAQHASRKIVKMEDVILSGPTLLLGPHAARGRMHVSAASC
- the LOC115963443 gene encoding trihelix transcription factor ASR3-like, coding for MAPESNSLNENADCPHVGLVKQEALIDSTDDGNKITRHPRWTRDETLILIQGKKVIEDGVRGGRRSTSTFGSCQVEPKWDSVSSYCKQRGVKRGPVQCRKRWGNLLTDYKKIKRWESQIKEEAESFWMMRNDIRREKKLASFFDKEIYNALDGMTFSAAAFPLPLVAVRANENDSDGVMAEVEEEETPVAFFDSHRHATAEDGLFSDFEHSEQEESGCSPEYETVSGTVKGKQPGSARMWRESISEEERKRRRLSLDGQEDASNLGNQLVKVLEMNSNKLNAHLEAQNISCQLDRDQRKEHTDSLVAALSKVTDALVRIADKL